The Acidobacteriota bacterium DNA segment TCACGCATCAACCGGGGCATCCGGGAACAGGTGGCCAACGCCGTCCTGATCAAGCTGAACCAGATCGGCACGCTGACCGAGACCATCAACGCTATCCAAACCGCCCGCCAGGCCGGCTGGGGCGCGATGGTCTCCCACCGCAGCGGCGAAACGGTGGACAGCTTCATCGCCGATTTCACCGTTGCCATGGGTACCGGGCATCTAAAAACCGGCGCGCCCTGCCGCGGCGAGCGGGTGGAAAAATACAACCAGTTGCTCCGGATTGAAGAAGAACTGGGTGCCGCCGCCGTTTACGCCGGCCGCCAGGCGTTCGTGCGGTAATCCGACGCCCGGTCACCCGGAGCGGCGGAACGCTGCCATCGGGCTGGTATCCTGCTGGATGGGTCGCCGCCGCCATGGAATTCAAATGCTTTGTGGGCCGTGATCGGGAAATCCGTCACATCGAACAGGCGATCACCGGCGGAGTCAATGCGATCCTCAGCGGGCGGTTTGGAAACGGCCGGACGAGTCTGGCGCGGCAGATCGCCACCCGGCTGGCCGGACGCCATCCGTTTGTTTTTCTCGACGGACAGCATACTCCGGCCTTCCTCTGCCGCCAGATCTTGGCCGCACTCGATCCGCGGCCGGACGGCCCGGTCAGTTACAAGGCCGGGCGCGCGCTGCTCCGGCAGCTCGTGCAATCGGCCAACCCGCCGGCCGTGTTCGTTCTGGACAACATGTCCGGTTTGTCCGCGCCGAAGATCGAATTCCTGCGGCTGCTGGCCTGGGGACGCCACAACCGGTTCATCCTCATTGTGGAATCGTTTCTGCCATCGGCCGACCTAGCTCGGCTGCGATCCATGTTCACTCCGGTGACGGAAATTCGTCTCGGTTATCTTTCCCGGCGCAGTGCCAAGGAATTCTTTCGCCGGCACGCCGCCGCCCACCGGTTCGGTTGGAGCGAGGCGGATATCGACGCGCGGTCTCAGGCCGCGGGCGGCTATCCGCTGAACATGTGCGCCAGCGTCGAGATGGAACTGAACCGGCGGGCATCGCCGCCGCATTCCTGAGACAATCCGGCTACCGCACCTTCGACCACACGGCATGTGTATTGTGAATCTTCTTCATCACTTCATAGACCCGCCACCCGGAGTCTGTTAGACTGTTTGACCGGCCGCGGCCGAATTCGCGGCCGGGCCATCATCCGGTTTGGGGAGACGACATCATGGGCGAGCTGTTCGCCCTCACCTGCGCCATCATCTGGGCCTGCGCCGTGATCCTGCTGAAGCGTTCCGGCGAGACGGTCTCGCCGTTCGCGCTGAACTTCTATCGCGTGTCGGTGTCCAGCACGCTGCTGCTGGCCACCCTGCTATTCATGGGAGAGCCGCTATTCCGCGCCGACGTGTCGATGTCCGACTATCTCATCCTCATCCTGAGCGGCATCATCGCCATCGGGATCTCCGACACGCTGTTTCACATGAGCCTGAACATGGTGGGTGCGGGAATTTCGGCCATCGTGGACTGTCTCTACTCTCCCTTCACCGTGGGCCTGGCCTGGTTGCTGCTCGACGAGCGCCTCAGCGCACCCCAGCTCGTGGGCATGGCGCTGGTCCTGTCGGGCATGATCGCCGCCGCCGGCCACACGCCGGCGCCCGGCGCCTCCCGGCGCCAGATCATCCTCGGTGTGGTTTGGGGCGTGCTGGCGATGTTCACTCTGGCGCTGGGGATCGTCATCGCCAAGCCGGTGCTGGAACACACGCCGGTGATCTGGGCCACGACGGTGCGCCAGATCGGCTGCCTGGCGGCGCTGCTGCCCATCGCGTTGGTTTCGCCGAAGCGGCGGGAGCACCTCGCCGTGATCCGCCCCAACCGCGATTGGCGGTTCATGCTCCCCGGCGCCATCCTCGGCTCCTACCTGTCACTGATCTTCTGGATCGCCGGCATGAAGTACGTCGAAGTGGGCGTGGCGGCGATCCTCAACCAGTCCAGCACCATCTACGTGCTCATCCTGGCCGCGATGTTCCTGCGGGAGCCATTCACCCGCCGCAAGGCGCTCGCTTCGCTGGTGGCGCTGACGGGCATCCTGCTGGTCACCGTCGGTTGACACCGGAGGCCGCCGAATGAACCGCACGCGCTGGGTTCTCACCATCATCGCCGCGGGGGCGCTCGCGTCCGCCATCGTGATGCTGTCAGCCTACCCCGGCGGCGTCCAGCGGACGGGCCACCGTACCCGGACCGCCGACGGCGTCTCCGTCGCCTATGACTTGTACCGTCCGGCGGCCGGCGCCACATCCCCGCCGGTGGTCATCATCGGCCACGGCGTGGTGGTCAACAAGGAGATGATGGCATCGCTGGCGCTGGAGCTGGCCGCCGGCGGATGCACCGTGGCAGCCCTCGACTGGCGAGGCCACGGCGCCAGTGGCGGCCGCCTCGGCCAACGCGACGGGCTGGCCCGGGATCTGGCCGCCGTGGCCGCCGACCTGCCGCGGCGCGCACCGGAGTCTGACATGGACCGCCTCGCGCTGGTGGGATTCTCCATGGGCGGACCGCCCACCTTCCGTTTCGCCGCGGAGCGCGACGCCGTCCGGACCTGGGTGGGCCTCGGCACTTTCGCCCTGTCCGGCGTGGGCGGTCCGCAAAGCCCGCGCAATGTGCTGCTACTCATCGGCACCCTTGACGAGGCGTTCCGGCCGGAGCGCATCCGCGCGTCCTTGGACCATCTGCTGACCGAAGGTCCGGCCGAATACGACCGCCGGTACGGCTCGATCGCCGGCGGCACTGCCCGGGAGGTGATGCTGCTGCCGGGCGTGGACCACTTGATGATTCCGTACCACGGCGGCGTGCTCCGCCGGAGCCGGAACTGGATTCTCGAATCGTTCGGCCTGTCTACCGACGCGGACTTCGTGCTGGGTCCGCGACTGGGCTGGCTGGCGCTCGGACTCTTTGGATTGGCCGCTCTCATGTACACCGTGTCGGCGCTGCCCCTGTCCGGGTCGAAGCCCCCGGCCGCCGGCGCGCGGGCCCAATCCATCCCTGTCCGGACCATCGTCAGCCGCACGGCGATCAGCCTGCTGGGCTGGCCGGCGGCGCTGCTCTTCCTGCCGCTGGCGCTCACCGGACTGGCCTTCAGCGCCCTGGCCACCGCCATCCTGGGCAGTTGCGCCTTGAGCTTGGCGCTGGTCCTGCGGCGGCCCGCCCGCTCCGCCGGTCTCCCGCTGGGACGGTTGTTCGGTGAGGCCCTCGGCGGCGGCTGGACGGTGTGGCTGCACGCCGTGGTGCTGGCCGCGGTGCTGTGCGTCGGTTGCCTCCTGCTGCTGGGACGCCACTGGATTGGACTGCTGCCGGGCCCGGAGCGCTGGCTTTCCCTTCCGCTGTTTTTCGCGCCCCTGTTCGCCATCACCCTGTGGTTCGCCCTCTTCATCCAGAAGCTGGCGGGACCGTCGATCGCCGCGTGGCTGGGCCGCCGTTCCGGTCGCGCCCATCGGACCGGCGGGATGTGGCTGGCGGCGGGTTTGCTGTTCGGCTGGTTCGCCGCGCTGATTCTCGGCTCCGGCATGTTGCTGGGGAATTACTTTTTCGCCATGGACCTGTTCCCGCTGGCGCCCATGCTGGCGGGACTGGCCCTGATTGGCACCGCGTCGGAGCGGTCCACCGGTTCGGCGCTGCCCGCCGCGTTCGCCGGAGCGCTGCTCTGGACGCTGGCCATCGTCACCCTGTCACCAGCTGTGGATTTAAGCATATTCCTTTAACCGCGGTTTTCTCTTATCGTTGGGTCGAGGGTTGATAGTTGATAGTTGATGGTGGATGGGATATCAAGTGGATGCGTGGATCCTACTTACGATTTCCAATTTCCGATGTCCGAATTCCGATGTCCGAGCGGCGGTACCGGATATCCAATCGCTCAATCCAAAACAATTGCCGCGTTAGTACATGACATCTCCGGCAAGGAGTCATCGTTATGGCGGAACGCAGGGGTGAGAAAATCGGCTGGACGGGCGGCTGGTTGGGCGGTTTCATCTGGCTGGCCCTGCTGGCGGTGGTCTTCATGTTTCAGGGGCAATGGCTGGAAAGCATCATGGGGCTGGCACTGACGGGCGTCGCCGTGCTGGTGATCGTCTTCGGCGCCCCCTGGCGGCATCCCGCAACGCCCTACTGGAAGCTGATGCTGGCGCCTTATGCCGTGTTTTTCGTTTCTGTTGCTTGGGCATTCTGGGCGTTCGGATCCAAGGTTGATTTGGGCCTGTCATGGTGGCACCTGTTCTGGTTCGTGCCCATGCTGATCCCGCTGGGCACCGTGGGTGGGCGGAAGTGGAACGACTATGAACAGTAAACAGTAAGCAGTAAACAGCTTGCGGTAAACGGAGTGCGGGAGGCGTCCGGGGAGATTGAGATTGGTCAGGGGAAACGGACGGCCCAACCCATCGAGTGTCTAGAAATTGGGGGCATCCCATGGGTCACCCCATGAGACATCTCCAGGAAACATCCCACCTCAA contains these protein-coding regions:
- a CDS encoding lysophospholipase, yielding MNRTRWVLTIIAAGALASAIVMLSAYPGGVQRTGHRTRTADGVSVAYDLYRPAAGATSPPVVIIGHGVVVNKEMMASLALELAAGGCTVAALDWRGHGASGGRLGQRDGLARDLAAVAADLPRRAPESDMDRLALVGFSMGGPPTFRFAAERDAVRTWVGLGTFALSGVGGPQSPRNVLLLIGTLDEAFRPERIRASLDHLLTEGPAEYDRRYGSIAGGTAREVMLLPGVDHLMIPYHGGVLRRSRNWILESFGLSTDADFVLGPRLGWLALGLFGLAALMYTVSALPLSGSKPPAAGARAQSIPVRTIVSRTAISLLGWPAALLFLPLALTGLAFSALATAILGSCALSLALVLRRPARSAGLPLGRLFGEALGGGWTVWLHAVVLAAVLCVGCLLLLGRHWIGLLPGPERWLSLPLFFAPLFAITLWFALFIQKLAGPSIAAWLGRRSGRAHRTGGMWLAAGLLFGWFAALILGSGMLLGNYFFAMDLFPLAPMLAGLALIGTASERSTGSALPAAFAGALLWTLAIVTLSPAVDLSIFL
- a CDS encoding ATP-binding protein; this encodes MEFKCFVGRDREIRHIEQAITGGVNAILSGRFGNGRTSLARQIATRLAGRHPFVFLDGQHTPAFLCRQILAALDPRPDGPVSYKAGRALLRQLVQSANPPAVFVLDNMSGLSAPKIEFLRLLAWGRHNRFILIVESFLPSADLARLRSMFTPVTEIRLGYLSRRSAKEFFRRHAAAHRFGWSEADIDARSQAAGGYPLNMCASVEMELNRRASPPHS
- a CDS encoding DMT family transporter; this translates as MGELFALTCAIIWACAVILLKRSGETVSPFALNFYRVSVSSTLLLATLLFMGEPLFRADVSMSDYLILILSGIIAIGISDTLFHMSLNMVGAGISAIVDCLYSPFTVGLAWLLLDERLSAPQLVGMALVLSGMIAAAGHTPAPGASRRQIILGVVWGVLAMFTLALGIVIAKPVLEHTPVIWATTVRQIGCLAALLPIALVSPKRREHLAVIRPNRDWRFMLPGAILGSYLSLIFWIAGMKYVEVGVAAILNQSSTIYVLILAAMFLREPFTRRKALASLVALTGILLVTVG